TGCGGGCATAAACTGTTTCCAGTCCGTCTCTTACATCTTCAGAAGAATCATTTTCAAGCACGCTTGCTGCCGCATATGCTTTCACCGAATCCACTTCCACCATAGCTTTTAAAGCGGTAGAAATAACCAGGTAAGAACTATCGTGCAGTCCGTTTTCGAGAATGGAAACTACAGAAGGATCGCCCCAGGCCGCCATGTTCTCCATAGCAGCGGCACGAACATACGAACTCGAATCTTTCATCGCCAACTCTTTGATTCGGTTCATAAAAGCAACACCATTTTCTTCTTCAGCACCTGTGCGAATGCTCTCTACCGCCAGTCTTCTGATATCAGCAAACTTATCGTTCATACCCTGCAGCATCGCTTGCTCATAAAGCGGGCTGGAACTGTTCTTCGCAAAGAAGTTCAACGCTTCAAACCTATCCATATACAAGGGAGCGTGCTTCAATTGAAAAGCAAATGCGGAATCTGATTTGTTATCCGTTTTCTCACAGACTAAAATTTTATCAGCATCCACATTCACAAGATCAGGTGGTACTGAACACGGGAAGCTAAACTCCTGGAATGCATCTGTAATTACTTTTGAATAGCGAGTTACTTTTCCCGCTTCATACACATCGATTTTAACCGGCAGTCTGAATACCGGCGTTCCATCTTGCGTATCCTGAAGCTGATGAATAGAAACAATTTCCATTTTTTCATCGCTATCGTAATCGTAACTAATGTTAAGATCAGGATGACCTTTTGAAAAGTACCATTGGTTGAAAAACCAGTTTAAATCCTGTCCGGTGACTGACTCAAAAGCAAGCCGCAAGTCATGCGCTTCAGCAGCTCCAAAACGATGATCAGTCAGGTATTTATTTAAAGACAGGAAGAAAGCAGCATCACCTACATAGTTCCGTAACATGTGCAATATTCTTCCGCCCTTCTGGTAGCTGATCGCATCAAAAACATCTTCCTTATCGCTGTAATCAAACCTTACCAGTGGTTCAGTTCCCGATCGCGACATATAAATGTATTGTTGGAGGTCATCATCCAAATGGCTGTCTGCAACATCTCTTCCATACTTATACTCATACCATAAATATTCACCATAGTCAGCAAATGATTCATTCACTGTGATATTCGACCATGATTCACAAGTTACCAGGTCGCCAAACCATTGATGAAATAATTCATGCGAAATAATATCCTCTCTTTTTCCATCAATCATTTCCCTTGCCGTCTGATGCAGTCTTTCATAGAATAAGGATGCACTTACATTTTCCATAGCTCCGGAAACATAATCATGCACGACCACCTGTGAATATTTGGGCCATGCAAAGGGAACACCGAGCTTCGTTGAAAAAAAATCAATCATCTCCGGTGTATTGCCGAAAATCGCCTTTGCATACGACTCATATTTTTTGTCTACATAATAATTCACTTCCATATTTTTCCAGTGATCCTTCACAATTGCAAACGGGCCGGCTGTCATCATTACGAGATAAGGTGCATAGGGAAGATCGAGCTTCCAGGTATCAGTATGTGTTCCGTTACCATTGTCTTTTGAGGAAGTCATTAATCCATTCGAAAGCGTTACGAAGCCCTTTTCAACCGTCATCGAAATTTCAGTGGTCATTTTCATATTGGGC
The genomic region above belongs to Chitinophagaceae bacterium and contains:
- a CDS encoding M1 family metallopeptidase, with the protein product MRKLFICCCLFAVLSVSCSMKHKLAGSGQLEMESTAMDDPYALPSSDSLSYEFGDDAIVVTPRIYRASYTIINDLVHTKLEVSFDWSKTYLYGKAWITLAPHFYPTDSLRLDAKGFDIHKVELSRKSGNVALKYSYDSSTINIQLDKTYIAGEQYTVFIDYTSKPNDLKLKGSAAINEAKGLYFINPDGKDPDKPRQVWTQGETESNSCWFPTIDKPNMKMTTEISMTVEKGFVTLSNGLMTSSKDNGNGTHTDTWKLDLPYAPYLVMMTAGPFAIVKDHWKNMEVNYYVDKKYESYAKAIFGNTPEMIDFFSTKLGVPFAWPKYSQVVVHDYVSGAMENVSASLFYERLHQTAREMIDGKREDIISHELFHQWFGDLVTCESWSNITVNESFADYGEYLWYEYKYGRDVADSHLDDDLQQYIYMSRSGTEPLVRFDYSDKEDVFDAISYQKGGRILHMLRNYVGDAAFFLSLNKYLTDHRFGAAEAHDLRLAFESVTGQDLNWFFNQWYFSKGHPDLNISYDYDSDEKMEIVSIHQLQDTQDGTPVFRLPVKIDVYEAGKVTRYSKVITDAFQEFSFPCSVPPDLVNVDADKILVCEKTDNKSDSAFAFQLKHAPLYMDRFEALNFFAKNSSSPLYEQAMLQGMNDKFADIRRLAVESIRTGAEEENGVAFMNRIKELAMKDSSSYVRAAAMENMAAWGDPSVVSILENGLHDSSYLVISTALKAMVEVDSVKAYAAASVLENDSSEDVRDGLETVYARMAGPEKNAFFISQLTGNSVSYYTTVNYGQYLSRWADNVEVIQEALPLLYTISEKNAKWYVRLAATNALENVYSAMDANKETYTNALMQEEINTGEKQKLMEKLDWTNHQMTEIEDKVGAIKAAETNEHLKMIYGR